The DNA sequence GGTAAACTCTTCATCGTGCAGGCACGCCCGGAAACCGTGCGTTCAAGCGGCCAGGTAATGGAACGCTACACCTTACAGGGTAAAAGCAAAGTGGTGGTGGAAGGGCGCGCCATTGGCCATCGCATTGGGGCCGGTGAAGTCAAGGTGATCCATGACATCAGCGAAATGAACCGCATTCAGAAAGGCGACGTGCTGGTTACGGATATGACCGATCCCGACTGGGAGCCGATCATGAAAAAAGCCTCGGCCATCGTGACCAATCGTGGTGGGCGAACTTGTCATGCGGCTATCATTGCCCGCGAGTTGGGTATACCGGCAGTGGTAGGCTGCGGCGACGCCACCGATCGATTAAAGGATGGTCATAAAGTCACCGTCTCCTGCGCCGAGGGCGATACGGGCTACGTCTACGACGATTTGCTGGATTTTGAGGTGAAAAGCTCGCAGGTAGATGAAATGCCTTCGCTGCCGCTGAAAATCATGATGAACGTCGGCAACCCGGATCGCGCTTTCGACTTTGCCTGTTTACCGAATGAAGGCGTGGGTCTGGCGCGTCTGGAATTTATCATTAACCGCATGATTGGCGTGCATCCTAAAGCGCTGCTTGAGTTTGATCGGCAGACGCCGGAAATACAGCAGCAAATCCGTAGCATGATGAAAGGATTTGACGATCCGGTTGAGTTCTATGTTGCTCGCCTGACCGAAGGGATCGCGACCCTGGGCGCGGCCTTTGCGCCTAAGCGCGTTATCGTTCGGCTGTCGGATTTTAAAACCAACGAGTATGCCAACCTGGTGGGCGGAGAACGCTACGAGCCGGAAGAAGAAAACCCCATGCTGGGCTTCCGTGGGGCAGGTCGTTACGTAGCAGACAGCTTCCGTGACTGCTTCGCGCTGGAATGTGCGGCAGTTAAGCGCGTCCGCAACGAAATGGGACTGACCAACGTCGAGATCATGGTGCCGTTTGTTCGCACGGTAGCTCAGGCAAAAGCGGTCGTGGAAGAGTTAGAACGTCAGGGGCTGAAGCGCGGCGAAAATGGGCTTTCTATCATTATGATGTGCGAAATACCCTCTAATGCGCTGCTGGCCGACCAGTTCCTGCAATATTTCGACGGCTTCTCAATTGGCTCAAACGATATGACGCAGCTGGCACTTGGACTGGACAGAGACTCTGGGGTGGTCTCTGAACTCTTTGATGAGCGTAATGATGCGGTAAAAGCGCTGCTTTCCATGGCTATCCGCTCGGCGAAAAAAGCCGGTAAATATGTAGGCATTTGTGGTCAGGGACCCTCTGACCATGAAGATTTTGCCGCCTGGCTGATGGAGGAGGGCATTGACAGCCTTTCACTCAATCCCGATACGGTGGTGCAGACCTGGCTGAGTTTGGCGGAATTACCGAAAAAATAGCATAAGGCACTAAAATAGTGAGCAAAGGCCAGATTTCTGGCCTTTTCTTTTGGATCGTACAAAAAAAAAGCCCATCACATGGGATGGGCAAAGACTACACACAGCAATTCGTTACGTTATTCGGGGAAAAAAGGTTGTTTATAAATCAACATGTTGATTGTAAAACATAGGGTTTATACTATTCTGCCGGACAGAGTGAGTCATTAAGAATCCTCTTATTAGTTTAAGTTCCGTAACCTTTTATTTGGGAAACTAATTGTTTTAATGCGCTAATCTGTACGAAAGGTAAACATTTGCCCTTAAGTTAGATGGCGTTGCGCCAAAAGTGCGCTTTACAGGTAAAAGTTGCTAATGAAATGAAACATTACAGGGAAGGGAAAGCTTTCTGAAAGAGGCGGCCAGCAGGCTGACCGCCTTCAAAGGACTATTTAGTGATGTTTTCTTGTTCTATTTCAGCAAGTTCTTCTACGACGTCCAGCGGATCGTCCAGTGGGGCAGGCGCCTCATGCATCCAGACGGAAAGCAGGCGATAAGAAACAGCCAGCACGACCGGTCCAATAAACAGTCCGATCATCCCAAAAGCCACCAGGCCGCCAATGACGCCGGACAGTATCAGAATCATGGGCAAATCGGCCCCCATACGGATCAGCATTGGGCGAAGAACGTTATCCAGCGTGCCAACCACACAGCTCCACACCAGCAATACCGTGCCCCAGGTCGTGTCTCCGCTCCAGTACAGCCAGATAATCGCCGGGATCAATACTACCAGCGGACCAAGCTGCACCAGACAGGAGAAAATCATCAGCACCGTCAAAATGGTTGCATAAGGAATACCTGAGATAGCAAGACCGATCCCACCCAGCACGCCCTGAACCAGCGCGGTGACGACCACGCCAAGCGCAACGGCACGAATTGCCTGTCCGGCCAGTAAAACCGCCGCGTCGCCGCGACGAGAGGCTAAACGGAAAGCAAAGTGACGAATACCGTGGCCTACCTGTTCACCGCGCCAGAAAAGCAGCACGCTGAACAGCAACATCAGCCCGAGATGTAGCATAATGCGGCCAAAATGTCCGGCCTGCGCAAACAGGAAACCGCTGGTACGCCCGATGTAAGGCTGCACCTTGGCCATAATCGCGCTGCCGCCGCCAGCCACCATATTGTGATAAACGGCATAAAGTTTTTTGCCGCCCAGCGGAATACTCCTCAGCCAATGCATCTCCGGCATTTGTAAATGACCTGCCGTCGCCCAGGCGACCACCGGCCCGCTGTTTTCAATCAGGCTGTTAACCAGAAGCGCAATCGGGACGATAAACAGCAAAATCAGGATGATGGTCATGGCGATGACCGCCAGCGAACGTCTTCCCCACAGCCAGCCCTGAATTTTAATCATCAGCGGCCAGGTGGCAATCACCACCATGCTGGCCCAGGCAAAGCCCAGCACGAACGGCTGAACAATCCAAAAACTGGCCACAATCAGTAGAATGATAAACAGCAAAGAAAACACGATTTGCGGCATATCCCATTCTTTATGCGCGTTCTTCATTTATGAACATTTACCTCAATATAAGAGCAATAAAGGGAGCCCTGGCCTGAAGCTGCGTTGGACGGGCCTCCTGATAAGGCTATTAAACGCATTTTCGACTGAAACGGCACGTTATTCTTTTATCTGCTTTTTTTGAAACCGCGACAGGTCATAAAAAAATGTGATAAAACCATGACAAAGCACAAACGTCATACACAACATTTTGGTCTCTCTATAATGATCCCACAGATTTCTCAGGCGCCGGGCCTCGTTCAACTGGTGCTGAATTTTTTGCAGGCGTTAGAGCAGCAGGGTTTTACTGGTGATACCGCGACCAGCTATGCCGACCGCCTTTTAATGTCCACCGACAACAGCATCTACCAGCTGTTACCCGACGCGGTGATTTTTCCCCGTTCGACAGCCGACGTGGCGCTGGTGGCCCGCCTGGCTGGCGAAGCGCGTTTCAGCAGCCTGACGTTTGCGCCGCGCGGCGGCGGCACTGGCACTAACGGTCAGTCGCTGAATCAGGGGATCGTAGTGGATATGTCCCGCCATATGAACCGCATCCTGGACATCAACGTTGAACAGGGCTGGGTCAAAGTTGAAGCGGGCGTGATTAAAGATCAGCTCAATGCCTTTCTCAAGCCCCTCGGCTATTTCTTCTCTCCCGAACTTTCTACCAGTAACCGTGCAACACTGGGCGGAATGATCAATACCGATGCATCCGGTCAGGGATCGCTGGTTTACGGTAAAACGTCCGATCACGTTTTGGGGCTGCGGGCGGTGCTGCTCGGCGGTGATATTCTGGATACACGAAGCGTACCGGTGGCAGTGGCTGAAACGCTGGCCCGGGAAGCCACGCCGGAAGGCGTTATTTATCGTACGGTGCTGGAACGCTGTCGCGATCGCCGTCAGCTGATAATCGATAAGTTTCCCCGGCTCAACCGCTTCCTGACGGGCTACGATCTGCGGCACGTCATCAGCGATGACCTGCAAAAAGTCGATCTGACCCGACTGCTATGTGGTGCAGAAGGCACTTTAGCGTTCATTACCGAAAGCCGGTTGAACATTACGCCCATTCCTGCAGTCCGCCGCCTGGTCAATATTAAGTATGACTCTTTTGATTCTGCCCTGCGCAGCGCGCCGTTTATGGTAGAAGCGCAGGCGTTGTCAGTCGAAACTGTCGATTCCAAAGTGTTAAATCTGGCGCGGGAAGATATCGTCTGGCACTCGGTGAGTGAACTTATTGCAGACGTCCCCAATCGCGATATGCAGGGCCTGAACATTGTAGAATTCGCTGGAGATGATAAGGCGCTGATCGACGCTCAGCTGGCCTCTTTGTGCCAGCGTCTGGACGAATTAATGGCTTCGGGGCAGGCTGGCGTCATTGGCTATCAGCTGTGTGACGATATCAGCGGCATTGAGCGCATTTATGCCATGCGTAAAAAAGCGGTGGGATTGCTTGGCAATGCGAAAGGTCGGGCCAAACCTATCCCGTTTGTGGAGGATACCTGCGTGCCGCCGCAGCACCTGGCGGACTATATAGTCGAGTTCCGCAAGCTGCTTGATGGGCATAACCTCAGCTACGGCATGTTTGGTCACGTTGACGCGGGTGTTTTACATGTGCGCCCGGCGCTGGATATGTGCGATCCGCAGCAGGAAATGCTGATGAAGCAGATTTCTGATGAAGTGGTGGCACTGACAGCACGCTATGGCGGTTTGCTGTGGGGAGAGCATGGCAAAGGCTTCCGTGCTGAATACAGTCCGGCCTTTTTTGGTGAAGAGCTGTTTAATGATTTACGCCGCATCAAAGCGGCTTTTGACCCGGAAAACCGGCTGAATCCGGGTAAAATCTGTGCGCCTTATGGTGTGAATGAGCCAATGATGCAGGTCGATGCGGTCAAACGTGGCACCTTCGATCGCCAGATCCCGGTTAACGTTCGCACCAACTGGCGTGGCGCGATGGAATGTAATGGCAACGGCCTGTGCTTCAACTTTGATGTCCGCAGCCCGATGTGCCCGTCAATGAAAATCACCAGTAACCGAATCCACTCTCCTAAAGGCCGCGCCACGCTGACGCGAGAATGGCTGCGCTTGTTAGCAGAGCAGGGGGTGGATCCGCTGGAGCTGGAGAGACGTCTGCCGGAGCAGAAAGTCAGCCTGCGTGGATTAATTGAGCGGACCCGTAACAGCTGGCACGCCAGGCGTGGCGAATACGATTTTTCACATGAAGTGAAAGAAGCGATGTCCGGCTGTCTGGCGTGTAAAGCCTGTTCGACCCAGTGCCCGATCAAAATTGACGTGCCCGGTTTCCGCTCCCGCTTTTTACAGCTTTATCATACCCGCTACCTGCGTCCGGCAAGTGATTACCTGGTCGCCAGCGTGGAAAGCTATGCGCCGCTGATGGCGAAAGCGCCAAAGTTCTTCAACTTTTTTCTGCGCCAGCCGCTGGTGCGTGAAATGAGCAAAGCGCAGATTGGCATGGTGGATTTACCGCTGCTCTCGTCGCCTAATTTAAAACAGCAGCTGGCAGGCCACCGTTCAACGAATACCACGCTTGAGCAGTTAGAAGCGATGAGCGAGACGATCCGTGCGCGCCACGTCCTGATCGTGCAGGATCCTTTCACCAGCTATTATGAGGCCCGGTTAGTCAGCGATTTCGTCGCGCTGGTGGAAAAGCTGGGTTATCAGCCCGTGGTGCTGCCGTTCTCGCCAAACGGCAAGGCGCAGCACATTAAAGGTTTCCTGCAACGTTTTGCCCGTACGGCGCAGAAAACCGCCGACTTTCTCAATCGTGTGGCAACGCTGGGGCTACCGATGGTGGGCGTCGATCCGGCGCTGGTACTCTGCTATCGCGATGAGTACAAAGAAATTTTGGCTGATAAGCGCGGCGATTTCCATGTACAGCTGGTGCATGAGTGGCTGCAAAAAGCGCTGCCGGAACAGCCCGCTATGCCACAAAGCGGTGAATCCTGGTATCTGTTTGGGCACTGCACTGAAGTGACTGCGCTGCCTGCTTCAAGCCAGCAGTGGGCCGGCATTTTTGCCCGGTTTGGCGCCAGGCTTGAAAACGTCAGCGTGGGCTGCTGCGGTATGGCAGGCACCTACGGCCATGAGAGCAAGAATCTGGAAAACTCCCTGGGCATCTACGAGCTTTCATGGCATCAGGCGCTGCAAAAACTGCCGCGCCAGCGCTGCCTTGCCACCGGCTATTCCTGCCGCAGCCAGGTAAAACGCATCGAAGGCAACGGCATGCGCCATCCTTTGCAGGCCTTACTGGAACTCGTCTGATGGCCATTTGGCAACGACACACCACGCTGGAGCAGCTAAATCAGCTTAGCCAGGGTACAATGGTTGAGCATGTTGGCATTGTGTTCACGTTCATCAACGACGAAAGTCTTGAAGCCACTCTGCCTGTGGATGCACGCACGCGTCAGCCCTTTGGCCTGTTGCACGGCGGAGCGTCTGTCGTGCTGGCAGAAACGCTGGGCTCCGTTGCCGGTTATCTTTGCAGCGTAGACGATCAGCGTGTCGTAGGGCTGGACATCAATGCCAGCCACCTGCGAGCAGTGAGTGAAGGTGAAGTGCGTGGCGTCTGTCGTGCGATCCATCCTGGCCGCACGCACCAGGTCTGGCAGATCGATATTTTCGACCAGCAACAGCGATTATGCTGTACGTCACGCTTAACGACGGTTGTGCTCTCGGGTAAAAAATAAGGCCCAATCGCCTTATATAATCCAGGAGGCGTGCCTGACGAAATCGCTTTGCAGCCGGGTCGCTTTGTCCCACTCGCCGTTCAGCGCCAGCTGGTGACAAAGGCGGCTGAGCGTGTTGCGTGCCAGTTGCCAGGCCTGCATGCGAAACAGCCGCTCGCGTCCGGTGTTGGTTAACTCCTGCATCAGGCGCTGATGAAGGCGGCCAAGTGCATGCAGGTAGCTTTGGTCATCGCCATTAAGCTGACAGAGTTCAGCCATATCAAGACAGGTGTCGTTAAACCTGCGCAGTTGTTCGGGAGTGGATTCCGGGCGGTTTAATTTTGCCTGGGCCATGTAGTAGTCGACGGTAATATCGCGGACGGAAAATTTGTATTCATCAATCTTATGTTGCAGCCAGGCACTCATCGACACATTCATTACAGGCCCCATTCGCGCTAATGATAATCATTATCATATAATAAATGGCGCATTATTCAACGCCACCCGCAATTATTTTTATCGATTCATGCTGCCTCTCAGATAAATTGGTAATAACAATACGCCACAGGGCTGAAAGAGTTAAAATAAGCATTATTACTGCTTAACGCAGCGCGGCTGATATTTACTGGCTGCTTTTCAATGTGTTACCATTTCGTTAAATCGTGCTGTAACACAAAGCGCAATCCTCTTCACAGGGTCTAAACTGATTAAAGAGACCGAAAAACCCCCTGTTAGCCTTAATCCCTGCAAAACAAGAGGTTGAAGAGACTATCATTATCACTAACATAGGGGTATCAGCCCGCAGGGCTTCAGACTCGCGAGGTAATGTTATGCCATCATCATCAACTGCTTCTTTTTCTCCTGACGACTACGTCTGGAAAGGACTGACGCTCACCGACAGCGCCGCTAAGCAAATTATTACGCTGGGTGCTGGCGACGCGCAGGTGAAAGGTTTACGGCTGGGCGTGAAAACGTCGGGCTGTGCCGGATTCGGTTACACCATGGACTTGACTAAAGAGCCCGCTACCGATGATTTAGTTTTCAGCCATAACGGCGCGAATCTTTACGTGCCGTTGCAGGCTATGCCCTTTATTGACGGAACCGAAGTGGATTTCGTTCGTGAAGGCCTGAACCAGATTTTCAAATTTAATAATCCTAAAGCTCAACACGCCTGCGGCTGTGGTGAGAGCTTTGGCGTTGAGTAAAGCTTATGTCTCGAAATACTGATACATCAGACGACGTGCAGGTCTGGGAAGGGAATCATCAGAAATACAAGGAAGGCTTTTTCACCCAGCTGCAAACGGAAGAATTCGAACACGGCCTCAGTGAAGATGTCGTGCGTGCGATTTCGGCCAAACGCAATGAGCCGGACTGGATGCTGGAATTCCGCCTGAAAGCCTATGCGGCCTGGCTGGAAATGGAAGAGCCACACTGGCTGAAAGCGAATTATAAATCGCTGAACTATCAGGATTACAGCTATTACTCAGCGCCTTCCTGTGGCAACTGCGACGACAGCTGCGCATCTGAGCCTGGCGCTCAGCAGGCTTCTGGCGCGCAGGCACCGAACTACCTGACGGAAGAAGTGGAAAACGCCTTTAAACAGCTGGGCGTACCGGTACGTGAAGGGCAGGAAGTCGCGGTAGATGCGATTTTTGACTCGGTGTCGGTTTCCACTACCTACCGCGGCAAGCTGGCAGAGCAGGGCATTATTTTCTGCTCGTTTGGCGAAGCGATTCATGAGCATCCCGAGCTGGTTAAACAGTATCTGGGCACCGTCGTGCCGGCAAACGACAACTTCTTTGCCGCGCTGAACTCCGCTGTCGCCTCAGACGGCACCTTTGTTTATATCCCGAAAGGGGTACGCTGCCCGATGGAACTGTCGACCTATTTCCGCATTAATGCGGCGAAAACCGGTCAGTTCGAACGTACGATTTTGATTGCCGATGAAGGCAGTTACGTCAGCTATATTGAAGGCTGCTCTGCGCCCGTGCGCGACACCTATCAGCTGCACGCTGCCGTAGTGGAAGTGATTATTCACAAAGATGCTGAAGTGAAATATTCCACCGTGCAGAACTGGTTCGCCGGTGGCGAATCTGAAGGCGGTATTCTCAACTTCGTAACCAAGCGCGCGCTTTGCGAAGGCGAGAACAGCAAAATGTCCTGGACACAGTCCGAGACCGGTTCTGCTATCACCTGGAAATATCCAAGCGTGATCCTCAGAGGCGACAACTCGATCGGTGAGTTCTTCTCGGTAGCATTGACCAGCGGCCATCAGCAGGCTGATACCGGCACCAAGATGATCCACATCGGGAAAAACACCAAATCCACCATCATCTCGAAAGGGATTTCGGCGGGTAAAAGCCAGAATACCTATCGCGGCCTGGTGAAAATCATGCCAACAGCGACCAACGCCCGTAACTTCACCCAGTGTGACTCAATGCTGATTGGCGCTGAGTGCGGCGCGCACACGTTCCCTTATGTGGAAGCGCGCAATAATACCGCTCAGCTGGAGCATGAGGCGACGACATCACGGATTGGCGAAGATCAGCTGTTCTACTGCCTGCAACGCGGGATCAGCGAAGACGATGCCATCTCGATGATCGTAAACGGTTTCTGTAAAGACGTTTTCTCCGAGCTGCCGCTGGAATTTGCAGTGGAAGCGCAAAAATTGCTGGCGATCAGCCTTGAACACAGCGTGGGTTAATCCGCGCTGCTTACGATCATTCAGCGCAATGCCCGAGCGTATTGCCCAGGAAACACTATGTTAAGCATTAAAGATTTACAGGTAAGTATCGAAGATAAAGAGATCCTGCGCGGACTGAGCCTTGAGGTGAAGCCGGGTGAAGTCCATGCCATTATGGGACCAAACGGTTCAGGTAAAAGTACGCTGTCGGCCACGCTGGCAGGCCGCGAAGAGTACGAAGTGACCGGCGGCTCGGTGAATTTCAAAGGTAAAGATCTGCTGGAGCTTTCTCCGGAAGATCGCGCGGGCGAAGGCATCTTTATGGCTTTCCAGTACCCGGTTGAAATTCCCGGCGTCAGTAACCAGTTTTTCCTGCAGGCGTCAGTCAACGCCGTGCGCAAATATCGCGAGCAGGAAGCGCTGGACCGTTTCGACTTCCAGGACTTTATTGAAGATAAAATTCACCTGCTGAAAATGCCGGAAGATCTGCTGACCCGCTCGGTTAACGTTGGCTTCTCTGGCGGCGAGAAAAAGCGTAACGACATTCTGCAAATGGCGGCGCTGGAACCTGAACTTTGTATCCTTGATGAAACCGACTCCGGTCTGGATATCGATGCGCTGAAAACCGTGGCAAACGGCGTCAACACGCTGCGCGACGGCAAGCGCTCGTTTATCATCGTGACGCATTACCAGCGTATTCTGGATTACATCAAACCTGACTTCGTGCACGTCCTTTATCAGGGCAAAATCGTCAAGTCGGGTGACTTTACGCTGGTGAAACAACTGGAGGAGCAAGGCTATGGCTGGCTTACCGAACAGGAGTAGTGACAACGCCCTGCAGCAATGGCATCACCTGTTCGAAACCCAGGGCGAGCACCGTTCACTGCAGGCACAGCAGCACTGGCAGCAGGTACTGCGCTTAGGGCTGCCGACGCGCAAGCAGGAAAACTGGAAATACACGCCGCTTGACGGCCTGCTTGGCCAGAATTTTGTTCTGCCTCAGCCTGCGACGCTAAGCAGTGCCGATGTCGCTGCCCAGGCACTGAACATCGATGCGGTGCGAATGGTCTTTGTTGATGGTCGCTTCAGCGCCGAACTGAGCGATAACAGCTGGGATCTGTTCGACATCCAGGTAACAAAAGCTGCCGGACGCCGCGAGCTGAGCGCACCCGTCCAGCCAGAAGTTTTCCTGCATCTGACCGAAAGCCTGGCGGAAGAGGTGACCACCATTCATCTGCCGCGCGGCAAGTCGGCGGCTCGGGCGTTGTATATCCTGCATATCAGCAGCGGCAGCGCACAGGAAGAGATGAATACCTCGCATTATCGTCATCATTTGCAGCTGGATGACGGTGCGGAAGCGACGGTTATTGAACACTATGTCAGCCTGAATGACGCTACGCATTTTACCGGCGCTCGCTTTACCGCGACCGTGGGTAATAACGCGCAGCTGAAGCATTACAAGCTGGCCTTTGAGCACGCCAGCAGCTATCACTTCTCCCATAACGATCTGGTGATTGAACGTGATGCGCGTGTGCAAAGCCATAGCTTCCTGCTGGGCAGTGGCCTTTGCCGCCATAACACCAGCGTGCAGCTGAATGGTGAAGGCACCGATTTGGGCATTAACAGCCTGATGCTGCCGGTAGAAAAAGAAGTTTGCGACAGCCGTACTTACCTTGAACACAACAAAGGGTATTGTCAGAGCCGTCAGCTGCACAAAACCATTACGCGTGATAAAGCGCGATCCGTGTTCAATGGCAAAATTACCGTAGCGAAGCACGCGCTGAAAACTGACGGCCAGATGAACAACAACAACCTGTTGTTAGGACGTCTGGCGGAAGTGGACACCAAACCTCAGCTGGAAATTTATGCTGATGACGTTAAGTGCAGCCACGGTGCGACAATTGGCAGAATCGACGACGAGCAGATGTTCTATCTGCGCGCGCGTGGTATCAGCGAAGAGTCTGCGCAGCGCATGATTATCTATGCATTTGCCGCAGAACTGACCGAAGCAATTACAGATGACGTACTGAAGGAAGCGGTGATGCAGCGTATTGCACAGCGTTTTCCCGGAGGCATTAAATGAGTTTTGACCTGACACGCGTCAGGGCTGATTTTCCTGTTTTGGCGCGAGAAGTGAATGGCCAGCCGCTGGCCTATCTTGACAGCGCCGCCAGCGCGCAAAAGCCGCAGGTGGTTATCGATGCTGAAAGCCGGTTCTATGAACACGGCTACGCGGCAGTGCACCGTGGTATTCACACGCTAAGCGCTGAAGCGACAACGGAAATGGAAAACGTGCGTGCTCAGGCCGCGCGTTTCCTTAACGCCGCTTCGCCAGAGGAGATCGTTTTCGTCAAAGGCACCACCGAGGGCATTAACCTCGTGGCCAGCAGTTGGGGAGGCAGTCAGCTGCAGGCGGGTGACAACATTCTCATTACCGAGATGGAGCATCACGCCAATATCGTTCCGTGGCAGATGATTGCGCAGCGTACCGGGGCGGAAGTACGCTTTATTCCGCTAACCGAAACCGGTGAGCTGGATCTCTCAACGCTGCCGTCGCTGATGGACAGCCGTACGCGGATGCTGGCCATTACTCAGGTTTCGAACGTGCTGGGCACCGTCAATCCGGTTAAAGAGCTGGTTGCTCAGGCCAAAGCGGCGGGCGTGGCCACGCTGATTGACGGCGCTCAGGCGGTGATGCACGGCAAAGTCGACGTTCAGGATCTGGACTGCGACTTTTATGTCTTCTCCGGGCACAAAATTTACGGTCCATCCGGGATTGGTATCCTGTATGGCCGTAAAGCCATACTGGATCAAATGCCACCCTGGGAAGGCGGCGGCTCAATGATTGCCACCGTCAGCCTGACAGAAGGCACGACCTATGCCGCTGCGCCATGGCGCTTTGAGGCGGGTTCGCCAAATACCGGCGGGATTATGGGCCTGGGGGCCGCGCTGAAGTGGATAACCGGGCAGGATCTGGACGCTATCCATCAGCGTGAGCAGGTACTGATGCGTTACGCGCTGGACAAGCTGGCTTCCGTGCCCGATCTGGTCATCTACGGGCCCGAGCAGCGTGCAGGCGTCATCGCCTTTAACCTGGGCAAGCATCATGCTTACGATGTCGGCAGCTTCCTCGATCAGTACGGAATTGCTATTCGCACCGGTCACCATTGCGCCATGCCGTTGATGACGCATTACGGCGTACCGGCGATGTGCCGTGCCTCCTTTGTTTTGTATAATAGCGAAGAAGAGGCCGATCGCCTGGCGGCTG is a window from the Pantoea sp. CCBC3-3-1 genome containing:
- the ppsA gene encoding phosphoenolpyruvate synthase, yielding MSNKDLSLVLWYNQLGMNDVDRVGGKNASLGEMITNLSSLGVSVPNGFATTSEAFNQFLDQSGVNQRIYELLDKTDIEDVDELAKAGKQIRQWIVETPFQPALEQAIREAYHQLSADDDEASFAVRSSATAEDMPDASFAGQQETFLNVQGFDAVLIAVKHVYASLFNDRAISYRVHQGYDHRGVALSAGVQRMVRSDVGAAGVMFTIDTESGFDQVVFITAAFGLGEMVVQGAVNPDEFYVHKPTLAAGRPAIVRRTMGSKKIRMVYADSQEHGEQVRIEDVPEAERDRFCLSSEEVEALAAQAVQIEKHYQRPMDIEWAKDGHTGKLFIVQARPETVRSSGQVMERYTLQGKSKVVVEGRAIGHRIGAGEVKVIHDISEMNRIQKGDVLVTDMTDPDWEPIMKKASAIVTNRGGRTCHAAIIARELGIPAVVGCGDATDRLKDGHKVTVSCAEGDTGYVYDDLLDFEVKSSQVDEMPSLPLKIMMNVGNPDRAFDFACLPNEGVGLARLEFIINRMIGVHPKALLEFDRQTPEIQQQIRSMMKGFDDPVEFYVARLTEGIATLGAAFAPKRVIVRLSDFKTNEYANLVGGERYEPEEENPMLGFRGAGRYVADSFRDCFALECAAVKRVRNEMGLTNVEIMVPFVRTVAQAKAVVEELERQGLKRGENGLSIIMMCEIPSNALLADQFLQYFDGFSIGSNDMTQLALGLDRDSGVVSELFDERNDAVKALLSMAIRSAKKAGKYVGICGQGPSDHEDFAAWLMEEGIDSLSLNPDTVVQTWLSLAELPKK
- the ydiK gene encoding AI-2E family transporter YdiK, whose amino-acid sequence is MKNAHKEWDMPQIVFSLLFIILLIVASFWIVQPFVLGFAWASMVVIATWPLMIKIQGWLWGRRSLAVIAMTIILILLFIVPIALLVNSLIENSGPVVAWATAGHLQMPEMHWLRSIPLGGKKLYAVYHNMVAGGGSAIMAKVQPYIGRTSGFLFAQAGHFGRIMLHLGLMLLFSVLLFWRGEQVGHGIRHFAFRLASRRGDAAVLLAGQAIRAVALGVVVTALVQGVLGGIGLAISGIPYATILTVLMIFSCLVQLGPLVVLIPAIIWLYWSGDTTWGTVLLVWSCVVGTLDNVLRPMLIRMGADLPMILILSGVIGGLVAFGMIGLFIGPVVLAVSYRLLSVWMHEAPAPLDDPLDVVEELAEIEQENITK
- a CDS encoding FAD-binding and (Fe-S)-binding domain-containing protein, translated to MIPQISQAPGLVQLVLNFLQALEQQGFTGDTATSYADRLLMSTDNSIYQLLPDAVIFPRSTADVALVARLAGEARFSSLTFAPRGGGTGTNGQSLNQGIVVDMSRHMNRILDINVEQGWVKVEAGVIKDQLNAFLKPLGYFFSPELSTSNRATLGGMINTDASGQGSLVYGKTSDHVLGLRAVLLGGDILDTRSVPVAVAETLAREATPEGVIYRTVLERCRDRRQLIIDKFPRLNRFLTGYDLRHVISDDLQKVDLTRLLCGAEGTLAFITESRLNITPIPAVRRLVNIKYDSFDSALRSAPFMVEAQALSVETVDSKVLNLAREDIVWHSVSELIADVPNRDMQGLNIVEFAGDDKALIDAQLASLCQRLDELMASGQAGVIGYQLCDDISGIERIYAMRKKAVGLLGNAKGRAKPIPFVEDTCVPPQHLADYIVEFRKLLDGHNLSYGMFGHVDAGVLHVRPALDMCDPQQEMLMKQISDEVVALTARYGGLLWGEHGKGFRAEYSPAFFGEELFNDLRRIKAAFDPENRLNPGKICAPYGVNEPMMQVDAVKRGTFDRQIPVNVRTNWRGAMECNGNGLCFNFDVRSPMCPSMKITSNRIHSPKGRATLTREWLRLLAEQGVDPLELERRLPEQKVSLRGLIERTRNSWHARRGEYDFSHEVKEAMSGCLACKACSTQCPIKIDVPGFRSRFLQLYHTRYLRPASDYLVASVESYAPLMAKAPKFFNFFLRQPLVREMSKAQIGMVDLPLLSSPNLKQQLAGHRSTNTTLEQLEAMSETIRARHVLIVQDPFTSYYEARLVSDFVALVEKLGYQPVVLPFSPNGKAQHIKGFLQRFARTAQKTADFLNRVATLGLPMVGVDPALVLCYRDEYKEILADKRGDFHVQLVHEWLQKALPEQPAMPQSGESWYLFGHCTEVTALPASSQQWAGIFARFGARLENVSVGCCGMAGTYGHESKNLENSLGIYELSWHQALQKLPRQRCLATGYSCRSQVKRIEGNGMRHPLQALLELV
- a CDS encoding hotdog fold thioesterase yields the protein MAIWQRHTTLEQLNQLSQGTMVEHVGIVFTFINDESLEATLPVDARTRQPFGLLHGGASVVLAETLGSVAGYLCSVDDQRVVGLDINASHLRAVSEGEVRGVCRAIHPGRTHQVWQIDIFDQQQRLCCTSRLTTVVLSGKK
- the sufA gene encoding Fe-S cluster assembly scaffold SufA, encoding MPSSSTASFSPDDYVWKGLTLTDSAAKQIITLGAGDAQVKGLRLGVKTSGCAGFGYTMDLTKEPATDDLVFSHNGANLYVPLQAMPFIDGTEVDFVREGLNQIFKFNNPKAQHACGCGESFGVE
- the sufB gene encoding Fe-S cluster assembly protein SufB, with the protein product MSRNTDTSDDVQVWEGNHQKYKEGFFTQLQTEEFEHGLSEDVVRAISAKRNEPDWMLEFRLKAYAAWLEMEEPHWLKANYKSLNYQDYSYYSAPSCGNCDDSCASEPGAQQASGAQAPNYLTEEVENAFKQLGVPVREGQEVAVDAIFDSVSVSTTYRGKLAEQGIIFCSFGEAIHEHPELVKQYLGTVVPANDNFFAALNSAVASDGTFVYIPKGVRCPMELSTYFRINAAKTGQFERTILIADEGSYVSYIEGCSAPVRDTYQLHAAVVEVIIHKDAEVKYSTVQNWFAGGESEGGILNFVTKRALCEGENSKMSWTQSETGSAITWKYPSVILRGDNSIGEFFSVALTSGHQQADTGTKMIHIGKNTKSTIISKGISAGKSQNTYRGLVKIMPTATNARNFTQCDSMLIGAECGAHTFPYVEARNNTAQLEHEATTSRIGEDQLFYCLQRGISEDDAISMIVNGFCKDVFSELPLEFAVEAQKLLAISLEHSVG